A stretch of Ipomoea triloba cultivar NCNSP0323 chromosome 11, ASM357664v1 DNA encodes these proteins:
- the LOC115996971 gene encoding phenolic glucoside malonyltransferase 1-like produces the protein MLTRDDIQRLKNHILAHRPELKHVSSFTLISSYLWTCLVKSRYSAETDNIDDDEDELFGFAAECRARLDPPLPENYFGNCLTFVIGFAKTKQLTGEKALVDAAAVIGDSIRRQLYDKESGLFKGAEDWFALLSAAKPERSISVAGSPKFDYYELDFGWGRPKKFEFASIDLFGAFSLSKARDIEGGLEVGLSLPLTQIHSFSTIFTHDLKAL, from the coding sequence ATGCTGACCCGGGACGACATCCAAAGGCTCAAGAATCACATCCTCGCTCACCGACCGGAACTAAAACATGTCTCCTCATTTACACTCATTTCTTCGTACCTATGGACTTGCTTAGTAAAATCCCGATATAGTGCAGAAACAGACAACATCGACGACGATGAAGACGAGCTCTTCGGCTTCGCGGCGGAATGCCGGGCACGGTTGGATCCACCGTTGCCTGAAAACTACTTCGGCAATTGCCTCACGTTCGTCATTGGATTCGCGAAGACGAAGCAACTGACGGGCGAGAAAGCGTTGGTAGATGCTGCCGCCGTGATCGGAGACAGTATTCGCCGGCAACTCTACGACAAGGAGTCTGGACTTTTCAAAGGCGCTGAAGATTGGTTTGCATTGTTATCGGCGGCGAAACCTGAGCGATCAATCAGCGTGGCTGGGTCGCCTAAATTCGATTACTATGAGCTGGATTTCGGATGGGGAAGGCCTAAGAAGTTCGAATTCGCTTCCATTGATTTATTTGGTGCCTTTTCTTTAAGTAAAGCTAGGGACATTGAAGGTGGTCTGGAGGTTGGTTTATCACTGCCACTCACACAAATTCACAGTTTTTCCACAATTTTCACCCATGATTTGAAGGCTTTATAG